A genomic region of Corticium candelabrum chromosome 22, ooCorCand1.1, whole genome shotgun sequence contains the following coding sequences:
- the LOC134197658 gene encoding uncharacterized protein LOC134197658, with product MAKDGRVRIDNVEELSLPHMKHSVFHATQQFEVEYEMLQLDDMRITADVMKSLRRNAVVLQAFQLRFPDIDANNVGHCTSAYLSLKRPICKERMCHNANTGERIATLSEVTPTFEGRVVCSEIAIFPCVAELRPFVGWKMFVICEIQTFPGVSRLIGVQDGGQLGVLTAEGLLTMSVPPNAFTQPDEPTCVFSVNMDMSVMEFEGRDGACGPTSPIVECRPSGACFSKDSSVTISVPLLNFGTALQQFSDRVPEVWVSDSSNSEWHPLLDSNGRTVHATIECTKSGGYLATFSTLHFSRFIVLFRNRVADALGIVSLYKYKMATMSSHISKLMDMPDRDGQRLFSIRVDFQVDEADNQDNHEFRQLAPYSSHLRLPYGDIRVTIDSDVIQPIENEEFERHLDFCDGSPGFVQFECQVPHTNQDIITPEMIIAAVTVSRWRRGIFRNDPVQLQKIRCNEEWNRFKSKVNTKTIADIIECEGSMNAFKKMCKSRLTLQSIDIETTLEDDNDFVAAISRLFAEQGGTPEQFSKALAENLQSEKINVQLTKGNITYKPSK from the exons ATGGCAAAGGACGGAAGAGTGCGTATTGACAATGTGGAAGAGCTTTCTCTTCCACACATGAAACACAGCGTATTCCACGCGACTCAACAATTCGAAGTCGAGTACGAGATGCTACAGCTAGACGACATGCGAATTACTGCAGACGTGATGAAATCGTTGAGAAGGAACGCGGTAGTATTGCAAGCGTTTCAGCTACGTTTTCCTGATATTGACGCTAACAATGTGGGTCACTGTACAAGCGCCTACTTGAGCCTCAAGCGACCGATTTGCAAAGAACGAATGTGCCACAATGCGAATACAGGAGAGCGAATTGCGACATTGTCGGAAGTCACACCTACTTTCGAAGGTCGTGTTGTATGTTCGGAAATCGCGATTTTCCCGTGTGTTGCTGAATTGCGACCATTTGTGGGTTGGAAGATGTTCGTAATCTGTGAGATTCAGACGTTTCCTGGTGTGTCTCGATTAATTGGTGTTCAAGATGGCGGCCAGCTCGGTGTTCTCACTGCTGAAGGGTTGTTGACGATGAGTGTGCCCCCTAATGCTTTTACACAGCCTGATGAGCCAACGTGTGTATTCAGTGTGAATATGGATATGAGTGTGATGGAGTTTGAAGGAAGGGATGGAGCCTGTGGACCAACTAGTCCGATTGTCGAGTGTCGACCAAGTGGGGCTTGTTTCAGTAAGGACAGTTCTGTTACTATATCTGTCCCTCTGCTTAACTTCGGTACAGCCTTGCAACAGTTTTCTGACAGAGTGCCTGAAGTTTGGGTTAGCGACTCTAGCAACAGTGAGTGGCATCCCCTCCTTGACTCGAATGGACGTACTGTCCATGCTACAATAGAATGCACAAAGAGTGGAGGTTATTTGGCTACTTTCTCTACATTGCATTTCTCAAGATTCATAGTTCTGTTCAGAAATCGAGTTGCTGATGCCTTGGGTATTGTGTCGCTGTATAAGTATAAGATGGCTACTATGAGCAGTCACATCAGCAAGTTGATGGACATGCCAGACAGAGACGGCCAACGATTGTTTTCTATCCGTGTCGATTTTCAAGTTGATGAAGCAGACAACCAAGACAACCATGAATTTCGTCAACTTGCACCTTACTCTTCTCACCTTCGCCTTCCATATGGGGACATTCGTGTAACAATTGACAGTGATGTTATTCAGCCAATTGAGAACGAAGAGTTTGAGCGACATCTTGATTTCTGTGATGGATCTCCTGGGTTTGTTCAGTTTGAATGCCAAGTACCACACACAAATCAGGACATAATCACACCAGAGATGATTATTGCTGCTGTTACTGTGTCTCGATGGAGACGAGGAATATTCAGAAATGATCCTGTTCAACTTCAGAAA ATTCGATGTAATGAAGAATGGAACAGGTTCAAAAGTAAAGTAAACACAAAGACAATTGCTG ACATAATAGAGTGTGAAGGTAGTATGAATGCATTCAAGAAGATGTGCAAAAGCCGACTCACTCTACAGAGCATCGACATAGAAACGACACTTGAAGATGATAATGATTTTGTTGCTGCCATTAGCAGGCTTTTTGCAGAACAAGGAGGAACACCAGAACAGTTTTCAAAAGCACTTGCAGAGAATTTACAAAGTGAGAAGATCAACGTTCAGCTGACCAAAGGTAACATAACGTACAAACCATCCAAATGA
- the LOC134196967 gene encoding cell division cycle protein 123 homolog: protein MDEAAGFCLRKQDVISCMFSSWYRKLKHLTMESVIIPLPPEFIHYLNSDGIVLPSGHFETKGKREETEDDSWDSSSDGETTHNTVWEQPQFAALHKKIQQTIDYLGGIVFPKLNWSSPLDAKWISSNGTLQCCRPSDIYLLLKSSNRVAHDLSKAFRSCTDYDQCDEPPGGFQLVLRQWVDIIPGMEFRCFVKDSMLIAVCQRDYTTFYNHLVLHQDELMIEIEEYYRRHILSKFSLRHYVFDIYRNYRNSYMLIDFNPFSSITEPLLFTWEELTDILTPESTDPQHPMFRFLTSDAGIQPNKDAYSRLPIDVVDLSTGEDIAKFIDLFKKETWQQDDNSDDEASEQAATLQ, encoded by the exons atggatgaagcAGCTGGTTTTTGCCTCCGAAAGCAGGAC GTTATTAGTTGCATGTTCTCATCTTGGTATCGCAAGTTGAAGCATTTGACAATGGAGAG CGTCATTATCCCTCTACCACCAGAGTTCATTCACTATCTTAACTCTGATGGAATTGTATTGCCATCTGG CCACTTTGAAACGAAAGGCAAACGCGAGGAAACGGAAGACGACAGTTGGGATTCGTCATCAGATGGCGAgactacacacaacacagtgtgggag CAACCACAATTTGCTGCACTTCATAAGAAAATCCAGCAAACGATTGATTATCTTGGAGGCATCGTGTTTCCCAAACTCAACTGGAGCTCTCCATTA GATGCCAAATGGATCAGCTCGAATGGCACGTTGCAGTGTTGTAGACCGAGTGATATTTATCTGCTGCTGAAAAGCTCCAACCGCGTTGCTCACGACCTTTCCAAAGC gttcAGGAGCTGCACAGACTATGATCAATGTGATGAACCTCCTGGAGGATTCCAG CTGGTGCTGAGGCAGTGGGTAGATATCATTCCTGGCATGGAATTCAGATGTTTCGTTAAAGACAGCATGTTGATTG CCGTGTGTCAACGAGATTACACAACGTTTTATAATCATCTCGTTCTTCATCAAGATGAACTGATGATTGAGATCGAAGAATATTATAGAAGGCACATTTTATCTAAGTTTTCACTTAGACACT ATGTATTTGATATTTATAGGAATTATCGA aACTCTTACATGCTAATCGACTTCAATCCATTCAGTAGCATCACAGAGCCACTGCTCTTTACATGGGAAGAACTGACCGACATCCTCACACCAGAGTCCACAGATCCTCAACATCCAATGTTTCGATTTCTAACAAGCGACGCAGGAATCCAACCAAACAAAGATGCATACTCCAGACTACCCATC GATGTTGTTGATCTGTCAACAGGAGAAGACATTGCAAAGTTTATCGATCTCTTCAAGAAG GAAACATGGCAACAAGACGACAACTCAGACGATGAAGCAAGTGAACAGGCTGCGACACTACAATAG